In Anoplopoma fimbria isolate UVic2021 breed Golden Eagle Sablefish chromosome 12, Afim_UVic_2022, whole genome shotgun sequence, one DNA window encodes the following:
- the eif2s2 gene encoding eukaryotic translation initiation factor 2 subunit 2 — translation MSGDEMIFDPNMTKKKKKKKKPFMLDEEGGEGVGGEEAKEVEAKEAEPETGDDKELDLDEDEGRKKEPSDDLNDLNFFNQKKKKKKPKKVFDNEVEEGLKELKIEGEQPEVLEEDNLDLMLPTKKKKSKKVDFDEGELPEKDDALEDDEGKNNDGISFSSITGPSWAGTERDYTYDELLNRVFNIMREKNPDMVAGEKRKFVMKPPQVVRVGTKKTSFVNFTDICKLLHRQPKHLLAFLLAELGTSGSIDGNNQLVIKGRFQQKQIENVLRRYIKEYVTCHTCRSPETILQKDTRLYFLQCETCHSRCSVASIKTGFQAVTGKRAQLRAKAN, via the exons ATGTCCGGAGACGAG ATGATTTTTGATCCCAACAtgaccaagaagaagaagaagaagaagaagcccttCATGCTggatgaggaaggaggagagggggtgGGAGGAGAAGAGGCTAAGGAGGTGGAGGCGAAGGAGGCAGAACCAGAGACTGGAGACGACAAGGAGCTGGATCTAGATGAAGATGAAGGCAGGAAGAAAG AACCCTCCGATGATTTGAACGACTTGAACTTCTTCaaccagaagaaaaagaagaagaaacccaAGAAAGTATTTGATAATGAGGTCGAGGAGGGATTAAAG GAGCTGAAAATTGAGGGTGAGCAACCGGAAGTGCTGGAGGAGGACAACCTGGACCTGATGCTCCCTACCAAAAAGAAGAAGTCAAAGAAAGTGGACTTTGATGAGGGAGAGTTGCCGGAGAAGGATGACG CTTTGGAGGATGATGAGGGGAAGAACAACGATGGGATCTCATTCAGCTCCATCACAGGGCCGTCCTGGGCCGGTACTGAAAGAGACTACACTTATGATGAG CTCCTGAACCGAGTCTTCAACATAATGAGAGAGAAGAACCCGGATATGGTGGCcggagagaagaggaagttTGTGATGAAGCCTCCTCAGGTGGTCCGAGTGGGAACAAAGAAAACCTCCTTTGTCAACTTCACAGACATCTGCAAACT GTTGCATCGTCAGCCTAAACATCTCCTCGCTTTCCTGTTGGCCGAGCTGGGAACAAG tGGTTCCATAGATGGAAATAACCAGCTTGTGATCAAAGGCAGATTTCAACAGAAACAGATAGAAAACGTGTTGAGAAGATATATCA AGGAATATGTGACGTGTCACACCTGCCGCTCCCCGGAGACCATCCTGCAGAAAGACACTCGCCTCTATTTCCTGCAGTGTGAAACGTGCCACTCCCGCTGCTCCGTCGCCAGCATCAAGACCGGTTTCCAGGCTGTGACGGGCAAGAGGGCACAGCTGCGCGCTAAAGCCAACTAA